One genomic window of Sodaliphilus pleomorphus includes the following:
- the rplB gene encoding 50S ribosomal protein L2 encodes MAVRKLKPTTPGQRHKIIGVFDEITARTPEKSLVVGKRVTGGRNNEGHLTMRYLGGGHKRKYRFIDFKRNKDGVPATVKSIEYDPNRSARIALLYYADGYKAYIIAPNGLQVGATVMSGENVAPELGNALPLSHIPVGTLIHNIEMRPGQGARIARSAGTYAQLTSRDGDYAIIKLPSGETRKILAACKATIGVVGNSDHALEQSGKAGRSRWLGRRPHNRGVVMNPVDHPMGGGEGRQSGGHPRSRNGLYAKGLKTRAPKKLSSKYIIERRKK; translated from the coding sequence ATGGCAGTAAGAAAATTGAAGCCCACAACACCGGGGCAAAGACACAAGATTATTGGTGTATTTGATGAAATCACTGCACGTACACCAGAAAAATCTCTTGTGGTCGGCAAGCGCGTCACTGGCGGTCGCAACAATGAGGGTCACCTCACCATGCGTTACCTGGGTGGCGGTCACAAGCGCAAATACCGCTTCATCGACTTCAAGAGAAACAAAGACGGTGTACCAGCTACAGTAAAGTCGATCGAGTACGACCCCAACCGTTCGGCCCGTATCGCCCTGCTTTACTATGCAGATGGTTATAAAGCTTATATCATTGCCCCCAACGGTCTCCAGGTGGGTGCAACGGTAATGAGCGGTGAGAACGTAGCCCCTGAACTGGGAAACGCGCTTCCACTGAGTCACATTCCTGTTGGTACTTTAATTCACAACATTGAGATGCGCCCTGGCCAGGGTGCAAGAATTGCTCGTAGTGCCGGCACCTACGCACAGCTCACTTCGCGTGACGGCGACTATGCAATCATCAAATTACCTTCGGGCGAAACCCGCAAGATCCTTGCTGCGTGCAAGGCTACCATTGGCGTTGTGGGCAACTCCGATCACGCCCTCGAGCAGTCGGGCAAGGCCGGACGCTCGCGCTGGCTGGGTCGCCGTCCGCACAACCGCGGTGTGGTGATGAACCCTGTGGATCACCCCATGGGTGGTGGCGAAGGCCGCCAGTCGGGTGGTCATCCACGTTCGCGCAATGGCCTTTATGCAAAGGGCTTGAAGACACGTGCACCGAAGAAGCTGTCTTCGAAGTATATTATCGAAAGAAGAAAGAAGTAA
- the rpsJ gene encoding 30S ribosomal protein S10, whose product MSQKIRIKLKSYDHNLVDKSAEKIVKTVKTTGAVVSGPIPLPTHKRIFTVNRSTFVNKKSREQFQLSSFKRLIDIYSSTAKTVDALMKLELPSGVEVEIKV is encoded by the coding sequence ATGAGCCAAAAAATCAGAATTAAATTAAAATCTTACGATCACAACTTGGTTGACAAGTCAGCTGAGAAGATTGTTAAAACTGTGAAGACTACCGGCGCAGTTGTTTCGGGCCCGATACCCCTGCCCACCCACAAGCGCATCTTCACTGTGAATCGTTCGACTTTTGTCAACAAGAAGTCGCGTGAACAATTCCAATTGTCATCTTTCAAGCGTCTCATCGACATCTACAGCTCTACAGCCAAGACCGTCGATGCACTCATGAAGCTTGAGTTGCCAAGCGGCGTTGAAGTTGAGATCAAGGTATAG
- the rplV gene encoding 50S ribosomal protein L22 has protein sequence MGKRKRETANKIKEARRELTFAKLKNVPSSPRKMRLVADMVRGVEVFKALGLLHFSNKQAAVDVEKLLKSAISNWEQKNGKKAENGELYIKTITVDCAPMLKRLRPAPQGRGYRIRKRSNHITLYVDTINKDTKDA, from the coding sequence ATGGGTAAAAGAAAAAGAGAAACAGCCAACAAGATCAAGGAAGCCCGCCGCGAGCTCACCTTTGCCAAGCTGAAAAACGTGCCAAGTTCTCCCCGCAAGATGCGTCTTGTGGCCGACATGGTGCGCGGCGTAGAGGTGTTCAAGGCCCTGGGTCTCCTTCATTTCTCCAATAAGCAAGCTGCTGTCGACGTTGAGAAACTCCTCAAGTCGGCCATTTCCAACTGGGAGCAGAAGAATGGCAAGAAGGCAGAGAACGGCGAGCTTTACATCAAGACAATCACTGTCGATTGCGCTCCAATGCTCAAGCGTCTCCGTCCAGCTCCACAAGGCCGTGGCTATCGCATTCGCAAGCGCTCCAACCACATCACCTTGTATGTAGACACGATTAATAAAGACACTAAAGACGCATAA
- the rplX gene encoding 50S ribosomal protein L24: MAKLHIKKGDTVYVLAGDDKGKTGRVLSVMAKENRAIVEGINMVSKSTKPSAKHPQGGIIKMEAPIHLSNLNPVDPKSGKTPRPTRVGFKKDEQGKTVRYAKKSGEEIK, encoded by the coding sequence ATGGCTAAGTTACACATAAAGAAAGGCGATACAGTCTACGTGCTCGCCGGTGACGACAAGGGTAAAACTGGTCGTGTCCTCAGCGTGATGGCTAAGGAGAACCGTGCTATCGTAGAGGGTATCAACATGGTGTCTAAGAGCACCAAGCCTAGCGCTAAGCACCCGCAAGGCGGCATTATCAAGATGGAAGCCCCCATTCACTTGTCCAACCTCAACCCTGTCGACCCCAAGAGCGGCAAGACGCCCAGGCCCACACGCGTTGGCTTCAAAAAGGACGAGCAGGGCAAAACAGTACGTTACGCTAAAAAATCAGGAGAGGAGATTAAATAA
- the rpsS gene encoding 30S ribosomal protein S19: MSRSLKKGPYISVKLEKKVDAMNESGKKSVIKTWSRASMIAPEFVGHTFAVHNGNKFIPVYVTENMVGHKLGEFAPTRTFRGHSGNNK, encoded by the coding sequence ATGAGTCGTTCATTAAAAAAAGGCCCTTACATTAGTGTTAAGCTCGAGAAGAAAGTCGACGCTATGAACGAGAGCGGCAAGAAGAGTGTGATCAAGACCTGGTCGCGCGCCTCTATGATCGCCCCCGAGTTTGTAGGTCACACCTTCGCTGTGCACAATGGAAACAAGTTCATTCCCGTCTATGTTACCGAGAACATGGTAGGTCACAAGCTCGGCGAGTTCGCCCCCACACGCACCTTCCGTGGCCACAGCGGCAACAACAAGTAA
- the rpsC gene encoding 30S ribosomal protein S3, which translates to MGQKVNPISNRLGIIRGWDSNWYGGSNYGDTLVEDSKIRKYLNVRLAKASVSRIVIERTLKLVTITICTSRPGLIIGKGGQDVDKLKEELKNLTNKDVQINIYEVKRPELDAEIVANNIAHQIEGKIAYRRAVKMAIASTMRMGAEGIKIQVNGRLNGAEMARSEMFKEGRTPLHTLRADIDYALVPALTKVGLIGVKVWICRGEVYGKKDLAPNFTQSSNERRSGGRRGGFRNKKNNR; encoded by the coding sequence ATGGGACAGAAAGTAAATCCAATTAGCAATCGTTTAGGTATCATCCGTGGTTGGGATTCCAACTGGTACGGTGGTAGTAATTATGGAGATACGCTTGTCGAGGATTCCAAAATCCGCAAGTATCTTAACGTGCGTCTGGCCAAGGCCAGTGTGTCGCGCATCGTCATCGAGCGCACGCTCAAGCTGGTGACCATCACCATCTGCACTTCTCGTCCGGGCCTCATCATCGGCAAGGGCGGTCAGGATGTCGACAAGCTTAAGGAAGAGCTCAAGAACCTCACCAACAAAGACGTGCAAATCAACATCTACGAGGTGAAGCGCCCCGAGCTCGACGCCGAGATCGTGGCCAACAACATCGCTCACCAAATCGAGGGCAAGATCGCCTATCGCCGTGCCGTGAAGATGGCCATCGCCTCGACCATGCGCATGGGCGCCGAGGGCATCAAGATCCAGGTCAACGGTCGCTTGAACGGCGCCGAGATGGCCCGCTCCGAGATGTTTAAGGAAGGCCGCACCCCCCTGCACACGCTGCGTGCCGATATCGACTACGCTCTTGTTCCCGCCCTCACCAAGGTGGGCCTCATCGGCGTTAAGGTCTGGATATGCCGCGGTGAGGTCTATGGCAAAAAGGACCTTGCCCCCAACTTCACTCAGAGCAGCAACGAGCGCCGCTCGGGCGGCCGTCGCGGCGGTTTCCGCAATAAAAAGAACAACCGTTAA
- the rplF gene encoding 50S ribosomal protein L6, which translates to MSRIGKLPIELPAGVTVDVKDNVVTVKGPKGELKQAVNPAIGVEVSDGVLHVTRPDDSKQSRAQHGLYRALIHNMVVGVSTGYKKEMEIVGVGYKATANGQVLELALGYSHAIYLKMPPEVHVEAKSERNKNPLITLESADKQLIGQICAKIRSFRKPEPYKGKGIKFVGEVIRRKSGKTAAAK; encoded by the coding sequence ATGTCAAGAATAGGAAAATTGCCAATTGAGTTACCTGCCGGCGTAACAGTAGATGTGAAAGACAATGTGGTGACTGTGAAAGGTCCCAAGGGCGAGCTCAAGCAAGCCGTCAACCCCGCCATTGGCGTTGAGGTGAGCGACGGCGTGCTGCATGTGACCCGTCCCGACGACAGCAAGCAGTCGCGTGCCCAGCACGGCCTTTACCGTGCCTTGATCCACAACATGGTGGTGGGCGTGAGCACAGGATACAAGAAAGAGATGGAAATCGTGGGTGTGGGTTACAAAGCCACAGCCAACGGCCAAGTGCTGGAACTGGCACTGGGCTACTCTCACGCCATCTATCTCAAGATGCCTCCCGAGGTGCATGTCGAGGCCAAGAGCGAGCGCAACAAGAACCCGCTCATCACGCTCGAGTCGGCCGACAAGCAATTGATCGGCCAGATTTGCGCCAAGATTCGCTCGTTCCGCAAGCCGGAGCCTTACAAGGGCAAGGGTATCAAGTTTGTTGGCGAGGTAATTCGTCGCAAGTCGGGTAAAACGGCAGCTGCCAAATAA
- the rpsQ gene encoding 30S ribosomal protein S17: MPSTMEKRNLRKERIGVVSSNKGDKTITVTIKWKEKHPIYGKFVNKTKKYHAHDEKNECHVGDKVRLMETRPLSKTKRWRLVEIIEKAK, translated from the coding sequence ATCCCAAGCACAATGGAAAAGAGAAATTTAAGAAAAGAGAGAATTGGGGTTGTTTCCAGCAACAAGGGTGACAAGACTATCACTGTGACTATCAAGTGGAAGGAGAAACACCCAATCTACGGCAAGTTTGTCAACAAGACAAAGAAATATCACGCTCACGACGAGAAAAACGAGTGCCACGTTGGCGACAAGGTGCGCCTCATGGAAACCCGCCCGCTGAGCAAGACCAAGAGATGGAGATTAGTTGAAATCATCGAAAAAGCTAAGTAA
- the rpsE gene encoding 30S ribosomal protein S5, translating into MVKKYNRVKSTSDIELKDRLVAINRTTKVTKGGRTFTFAAIVVVGDGNGIIGYGLGKANEVTTAIAKGVEVAKKNLIKVPVHKGTIPHEQTAKFGGSRIIMMPATPGTGVKAGGAMRAVLESVGITDVICKSKGSSNPHNLVKATIAALGEMRSPMEIAHLRGVTLDKVFNG; encoded by the coding sequence ATGGTAAAGAAATATAATCGAGTTAAATCTACTAGCGATATAGAACTGAAAGATCGCCTTGTGGCTATCAACCGTACCACCAAGGTTACCAAGGGTGGCCGCACTTTCACTTTTGCCGCTATCGTTGTCGTGGGTGACGGCAACGGCATCATAGGCTACGGCCTGGGCAAAGCCAACGAGGTTACCACCGCCATCGCCAAGGGCGTGGAGGTGGCCAAGAAAAACCTCATCAAGGTGCCTGTGCACAAGGGCACAATTCCTCACGAGCAGACTGCCAAGTTCGGCGGCAGCCGCATCATCATGATGCCTGCCACTCCTGGTACCGGTGTCAAGGCCGGTGGCGCTATGCGTGCCGTGCTCGAGAGTGTGGGCATCACCGATGTGATTTGTAAGTCGAAGGGCTCGAGCAACCCTCACAATCTTGTGAAGGCCACAATCGCTGCCCTGGGCGAGATGCGCTCGCCCATGGAGATCGCACACCTGCGTGGCGTGACCCTTGACAAAGTGTTTAACGGTTAA
- the rplW gene encoding 50S ribosomal protein L23, whose translation MDIMIKPIVTEKANAISEKNNRYSFSVSPDANKYQIKDMVEKLYDVKVTGVSTMNYDGKKKMRYTKRGIQRGKVAAFKKAVVTVAEGQTIDFYSNI comes from the coding sequence ATGGACATAATGATAAAACCTATCGTCACTGAGAAGGCCAACGCTATCAGCGAAAAGAACAATCGTTATTCATTCTCGGTATCTCCCGACGCCAACAAGTATCAGATCAAAGACATGGTCGAGAAACTCTACGACGTCAAGGTGACCGGCGTGAGCACGATGAACTACGATGGCAAGAAGAAAATGCGCTACACCAAGCGCGGCATCCAACGCGGCAAGGTGGCAGCCTTCAAAAAGGCTGTCGTGACTGTCGCCGAGGGTCAAACCATTGATTTCTACAGTAATATTTAA
- the rplO gene encoding 50S ribosomal protein L15, which yields MDLSNLQPAVGSNKKKRRIGRGPGSGKGGTATRGSKGAKSRSGYKNKVGFEGGQMPLQRRVPKGGFKNINRVEYKAVNLSTLEKLATEKNLEKITVADLLQAGLVRKRQLVKILGDGTLTKKLEIEANAFSKKAEEAITAAGGTIAKV from the coding sequence ATGGATTTAAGTAATTTACAACCCGCTGTTGGTTCAAATAAGAAAAAACGTCGCATCGGACGTGGCCCAGGTTCTGGCAAAGGCGGAACTGCCACCCGTGGTAGCAAGGGTGCCAAGTCGCGTTCGGGTTACAAGAATAAAGTTGGTTTTGAAGGCGGACAGATGCCATTGCAGCGTCGCGTGCCCAAGGGCGGTTTCAAAAACATCAACCGCGTTGAGTACAAGGCTGTGAACCTGTCGACCCTCGAGAAGCTGGCCACCGAGAAGAATCTCGAGAAAATCACTGTGGCCGATCTGCTCCAGGCCGGACTGGTGCGCAAGCGTCAGCTCGTGAAGATCCTGGGCGACGGCACACTCACCAAGAAGCTTGAAATTGAAGCCAACGCATTCTCTAAGAAAGCCGAAGAGGCTATCACAGCTGCAGGCGGCACAATTGCTAAAGTTTAA
- the rplD gene encoding 50S ribosomal protein L4, producing the protein MELAVYNIKGEDTGKKVTLNDEVFALAEPNEHAVYLDVKQYLANQRQGTSKSKERSEISGSTKKLGRQKGGGGARHGDIKSPVMVGGGRIFGPKPRNYGFKLNKKVKALARRSALTFKAQNNQIVVVEDLNFEAPKTKEFVNFAKNLKLDGQKVVLVLENQNKNVFLSARNIEQASVYTASELNTYRVLNNKTLVLTESSVAVLNQF; encoded by the coding sequence ATGGAACTCGCAGTATATAACATCAAAGGTGAAGACACCGGGAAGAAGGTAACCCTCAACGATGAGGTCTTTGCACTTGCCGAGCCCAATGAGCACGCAGTGTATCTCGATGTCAAGCAGTACCTCGCCAATCAGCGCCAGGGTACCTCAAAATCGAAAGAAAGAAGTGAGATTTCAGGTTCTACCAAGAAGCTTGGCCGCCAGAAGGGTGGCGGCGGTGCTCGCCACGGCGACATCAAGTCTCCGGTAATGGTGGGCGGCGGCCGCATCTTCGGCCCCAAGCCCCGCAACTATGGCTTCAAGCTCAACAAGAAGGTGAAGGCCCTCGCACGCCGGTCTGCGCTTACTTTCAAGGCTCAGAACAACCAGATCGTCGTGGTCGAAGACCTCAACTTTGAGGCTCCGAAGACTAAAGAATTTGTAAATTTTGCTAAAAATCTCAAACTTGACGGCCAGAAGGTTGTGCTCGTTTTAGAGAACCAAAATAAAAACGTATTTTTGTCGGCTCGTAATATTGAGCAAGCCAGCGTCTATACTGCTTCGGAGCTGAACACCTACCGCGTCTTGAACAACAAGACCCTGGTGCTCACCGAGAGCAGTGTGGCTGTGTTAAACCAGTTTTAA
- the rpsH gene encoding 30S ribosomal protein S8 yields the protein MTDPIADYLTRLRNAIKAQHRVVEIPSSKLKKEITKILFDQGYILNYKFVESQDSPIGTIKIALKYDSVDKVNAIKCLTRVSRPGLRQYTGYKDMPRVLNGLGIAILSTSQGVMTNKEAKEKKIGGEVLCYVY from the coding sequence ATGACTGATCCAATAGCAGATTATTTAACAAGATTGAGGAATGCGATCAAGGCACAGCATCGTGTCGTTGAAATCCCTTCTTCGAAATTGAAAAAAGAGATCACCAAGATTCTCTTTGACCAGGGCTACATCCTCAACTACAAGTTTGTGGAGTCGCAGGACAGCCCCATCGGCACTATCAAGATCGCGCTCAAGTACGACAGCGTCGACAAGGTGAACGCAATCAAGTGCCTCACTCGCGTGTCGCGTCCAGGCCTGCGCCAGTACACTGGCTACAAGGACATGCCGCGCGTTCTCAATGGTTTAGGTATCGCCATTCTTTCGACCTCTCAAGGTGTGATGACCAACAAGGAGGCCAAGGAGAAAAAAATAGGCGGTGAAGTTTTGTGTTACGTTTATTAA
- the rplN gene encoding 50S ribosomal protein L14, translated as MIQTETRLSVADNSGAREVLCIRVLGGTGRRYASVGDTIVVSVKSAIPSSEVKKGTVSRAVVVRTSKEIRRADGSYIRFDDNACVLINNTGELRGTRIFGPVARELRATNMKIVSLAPEVL; from the coding sequence ATGATTCAGACAGAAACCAGATTATCAGTTGCCGACAATAGCGGTGCACGCGAGGTGCTCTGCATCCGTGTGCTCGGTGGCACTGGCCGTCGCTATGCCTCGGTGGGCGATACCATCGTGGTGAGCGTCAAGAGTGCCATCCCTTCTTCGGAAGTCAAGAAAGGCACTGTATCACGTGCTGTGGTTGTGCGCACAAGCAAGGAAATACGCCGTGCCGACGGTTCCTACATCCGCTTCGACGACAACGCATGTGTTTTAATCAACAATACCGGTGAGCTGCGTGGCACCCGTATCTTCGGCCCCGTTGCACGCGAGCTGCGTGCGACCAACATGAAGATTGTTTCGCTCGCTCCCGAAGTACTTTAA
- the rpmC gene encoding 50S ribosomal protein L29 encodes MKKEDFKELSDKELLERLDAAEKEYVQEKIQHSISPLDNPAKITLDRRNIARLKTEIRARELKINK; translated from the coding sequence ATGAAAAAGGAAGACTTTAAGGAATTGAGCGACAAAGAACTCCTCGAGCGCCTGGATGCTGCCGAGAAGGAGTATGTTCAAGAAAAAATTCAGCATTCGATCTCCCCTCTTGATAATCCCGCAAAGATTACACTCGACAGGAGAAACATTGCGCGCCTCAAGACCGAGATACGTGCACGTGAATTAAAAATCAATAAATAA
- the rpsN gene encoding 30S ribosomal protein S14 — protein sequence MAKESMKARQAKRVKLVAKYAAKRAELKKAGDYEALQKLPHNASPVRLHNICKMSGRPKGYMRQFGISRIDFREMASAGLIPGVKKASW from the coding sequence ATGGCAAAAGAATCAATGAAAGCCCGTCAGGCCAAGCGCGTGAAGCTGGTGGCTAAGTATGCCGCCAAGCGTGCCGAGCTCAAGAAGGCTGGCGACTACGAAGCTCTTCAGAAACTGCCTCACAACGCCTCTCCGGTGCGTCTGCACAACATCTGCAAGATGTCGGGACGTCCCAAGGGCTACATGCGCCAGTTCGGCATCTCTCGCATCGACTTCCGCGAGATGGCTTCGGCTGGTCTCATCCCGGGCGTGAAGAAAGCAAGCTGGTAA
- the rplR gene encoding 50S ribosomal protein L18, whose protein sequence is MISKIQRRYKIKARIRGKISGTAERPRLCVFRSNKQIYAQLIDDVAGKTVVSASSKGLTEGTKSEIAAKVGEAVAKKAQDAGITSVVFDRNGFLFHGRVKSLADGARKGGLKF, encoded by the coding sequence ATGATATCTAAAATCCAAAGACGATATAAAATCAAGGCACGCATTCGTGGCAAGATCAGCGGCACTGCCGAGCGTCCACGCCTGTGTGTGTTCCGCAGCAACAAGCAAATTTATGCTCAGCTCATCGACGACGTTGCTGGCAAAACTGTAGTTTCGGCATCCTCCAAGGGACTCACCGAGGGTACTAAATCTGAAATCGCAGCCAAGGTGGGCGAGGCTGTTGCCAAGAAGGCTCAAGACGCTGGCATCACCAGCGTCGTGTTTGACCGCAACGGCTTCCTCTTCCATGGCAGAGTTAAATCACTGGCCGATGGCGCTCGCAAAGGCGGACTTAAATTTTAA
- the rpmD gene encoding 50S ribosomal protein L30, translated as MAKIKIKQVVSRINRPARQKRTLDALGLHKLNQVVEKEATPQVLGMVNTVRHLVEVTNA; from the coding sequence ATGGCTAAAATCAAGATTAAACAAGTTGTCAGCAGAATCAATCGTCCTGCTCGTCAGAAGAGGACCCTCGATGCACTGGGCCTCCACAAATTGAATCAAGTCGTTGAGAAGGAAGCTACTCCTCAAGTCTTGGGTATGGTTAACACTGTTCGTCATCTCGTCGAGGTGACCAACGCTTAA
- the rplP gene encoding 50S ribosomal protein L16: MLQQPKRLKYRRPSDGHPRKYAKRGTHLDFGSFGIKALESKWITARQIEAARVAVTRYMQREGQIWVRIFPDKPFTRKPADVRMGKGKGDVAGYVAPVFPGRILIEVDGVSYDVAKEALRLAAQKLPIPTKFVVARNYDPSQTV; this comes from the coding sequence ATGTTACAACAACCAAAAAGATTAAAATATAGAAGACCGTCGGACGGACATCCACGCAAGTATGCCAAGCGCGGCACCCATCTCGACTTCGGCTCATTCGGCATCAAGGCACTCGAGAGCAAGTGGATCACCGCTCGCCAGATCGAGGCCGCCCGTGTGGCCGTGACACGCTACATGCAGCGTGAAGGTCAAATTTGGGTTCGCATCTTCCCCGACAAGCCATTCACCCGCAAGCCAGCCGACGTGCGTATGGGTAAAGGTAAGGGTGATGTGGCCGGTTACGTGGCTCCTGTTTTCCCAGGACGCATTCTCATCGAGGTCGACGGCGTGAGCTACGACGTGGCCAAGGAGGCCCTGCGCCTGGCCGCCCAGAAGCTCCCCATCCCCACCAAGTTTGTGGTAGCACGCAATTATGATCCATCTCAAACCGTGTAA
- the rplC gene encoding 50S ribosomal protein L3 — translation MPGLLGKKIGMTSVFSADGKNIPCTVIEVGPCVVTQVKTVDKDGYAALQLGFQEKTQKHTTKPEAGHFKKAGCKPQRHLAEFKDFDGEYKLGDTVTVDLFNDASFVDVIGVSKGKGFQGVVKRHGFGGVGQATHGQDDRYRAPGSIGACSYPAIVFKGMRMAGHMGSDRVTVQNLQVVKVLPENNLLLVKGSVPGAKGSILSIVK, via the coding sequence ATGCCAGGATTATTAGGAAAGAAAATCGGAATGACATCCGTTTTCAGTGCCGACGGTAAGAACATACCGTGCACTGTTATCGAAGTTGGTCCTTGTGTTGTAACTCAGGTTAAGACTGTCGACAAAGACGGCTACGCAGCTTTGCAGCTCGGCTTCCAGGAGAAAACCCAGAAGCACACCACAAAGCCCGAAGCCGGTCACTTCAAGAAAGCCGGTTGCAAGCCACAACGCCACTTGGCCGAGTTCAAAGATTTTGATGGTGAGTACAAGCTTGGTGATACTGTCACCGTAGATTTGTTCAATGACGCCTCATTTGTCGATGTGATCGGCGTATCTAAAGGTAAAGGTTTCCAGGGCGTTGTCAAGCGCCATGGTTTCGGCGGTGTGGGCCAGGCCACGCACGGCCAGGACGACCGCTACCGTGCTCCCGGTTCTATCGGCGCCTGCTCCTACCCAGCCATCGTGTTCAAGGGTATGCGCATGGCCGGCCACATGGGCAGCGACCGCGTGACTGTTCAAAATCTACAAGTAGTTAAAGTTCTGCCTGAAAACAATCTGCTTCTCGTGAAGGGCAGTGTTCCAGGCGCTAAAGGTTCAATTTTATCAATCGTTAAGTAA
- the rplE gene encoding 50S ribosomal protein L5, whose translation MATTLKKQYDEKIAPALMKQFNYSSTMQIPRLVKIVLNEGLGDATQDKKIIDTAINELTTITGQKAVPTLSKKDISNFRVRKKMPIGARVTLRRDRMYEFMERFIRIALPRIRDFKGIEGKLDGRGNYTVGIQEQIIFPEINIDSVSKMTGMNITFVTTAKTDEEGYALLKEFGLPFKNAK comes from the coding sequence ATGGCTACAACGCTTAAGAAACAATACGACGAGAAAATTGCTCCAGCGCTGATGAAGCAATTTAACTACAGCAGCACAATGCAGATTCCCCGCCTGGTCAAGATCGTGCTCAACGAGGGCCTTGGCGATGCCACCCAGGACAAGAAGATCATTGACACTGCTATCAACGAGTTGACTACTATTACCGGCCAGAAGGCTGTGCCCACACTCTCGAAGAAGGATATCTCCAACTTCCGTGTTCGCAAGAAGATGCCTATCGGCGCACGTGTCACCCTGCGTCGCGATCGCATGTATGAGTTCATGGAGCGTTTCATCCGCATCGCTCTGCCTCGCATCCGTGACTTCAAGGGTATCGAGGGCAAGCTCGACGGCCGCGGCAACTACACCGTGGGTATTCAGGAGCAGATTATCTTCCCCGAGATCAACATCGACAGCGTGAGCAAGATGACGGGTATGAACATCACCTTTGTCACCACGGCCAAGACCGACGAGGAGGGCTATGCACTGCTCAAGGAGTTCGGCCTGCCTTTTAAAAACGCAAAGTAA